One Tripterygium wilfordii isolate XIE 37 chromosome 10, ASM1340144v1, whole genome shotgun sequence DNA segment encodes these proteins:
- the LOC120007217 gene encoding eukaryotic translation initiation factor 4B2-like yields the protein MSKPWGGVGVGAWAADAERAEAEEREAAAAAAAEPQSFPSLKEAVITKPKKKKMSYAEFYAASSGAGSGGGSRATGSKGLTTDEMLRLPTGPKERTPEEMQYGRSGGGFSSYDRSSGPPSGRTRDEGDGSWGGGRRSYGGFDEERRGPPSRVSDYDQPSRADEVDNWAISKKPLPSMDSGRQNRYSSLGGGGLGGASRADGTDSWAVGKKQLPTRSSNFGSGFRDSGPEPDRWTRGGSREPERERPRLVLDSPKVGSEGSVTNEPVKTNKTNPFGAARPREDILAEKGLDWKKLDMEIESKKTSRPTSGHSSRPSSAQSNRSEGLGAMQHLGVENVVKPRPKVNPFGDAKPREVLLEERGKNWRKIDLELEHRGVDRPETEEEKLLKEELDHLKKELEKESSVKASQESPQGDRPSLQDTIIQKESELEILIRELDDKVRFGQKAIERPGSGAGRGASFAERPPSRSGSVDDSRSVEFTDRPRSRGTGGDMWARHGDDRRSFQGGRERGFLGNREMDRPSSRERW from the exons ATGTCGAAACCGTGGGGAGGCGTCGGTGTTGGCGCCTGGGCCGCCGATGCAGAGCGCGCTGAAGCTGAGGAACGTGAAGCTGCTGCCGCTGCCGCTGCGGAGCCACAGAGCTTTCCTAGCCTGAAAGAGGCTGTTATCACCAAacctaagaagaagaagatgagctaTGCGGAGTTCTATGCGGCCTCCAGCGGAGCCGGTTCTGGAGGTGGGTCTCGGGCAACTGGATCCAAAGGACTTACAACCGACGAGATGCTTCGGCTTCCTACTGGCCCCAAGGAACGCACTCCCGAGGAAATGCAATACGGACGAAGCGGAGGCGGATTTTCGTCTTATGACCGGTCCTCGGGACCCCCTTCTGGACGCACGCGAGATGAAGGCGATGGGTCGTGGGGTGGCGGCAGGAGGTCGTACGGTGGATTTGATGAAGAGCGTAGAGGCCCGCCCTCTAGGGTTTCTGATTACGATCAACCGTCTCGCGCTGATGAGGTTGATAATTGGGCAATATCTAAGAAACCTTTACCTTCTATGGATTCTGGTCGCCAGAATCGTTACAGTTCTCTTGGTGGCGGTGGTTTAGGAGGTGCTTCCCGGGCTGACGGGACGGACAGTTGGGCCGTCGGGAAGAAACAGCTCCCTACTCGATCTTCGAATTTTGGTTCTGGTTTCCGCGATTCTGGACCGGAGCCTGATAGATGGACTCGGGGCGGATCGCGTGAGCCGGAGCGGGAGAGACCAAGATTGGTATTGGATTCGCCGAAAGTTGGCAGCGAGGGGAGTGTAACCAATGAGCCAGTGAAGACAAACAAGACCAATCCTTTTGGGGCTGCAAGGCCAAGAGAAGATATATTGGCAGAGAAGGGATTAGATTGGAAGAAACTTGATATGGAAATTGAGTCGAAGAAGACGAGTAGGCCGACAAGCGGGCACTCAAGCAGGCCTTCAAGCGCGCAATCAAACCGTTCAGAGGGGCTAGGGGCAATGCAGCACCTGGGCGTGGAGAATGTGGTTAAGCCAAGACCAAAGGTGAATCCTTTTGGGGATGCAAAGCCCAGGGAAGTTTTGCTGGAGGAACGAGGTAAGAATTGGAGGAAGATTGATCTTGAATTGGAGCATCGAGGTGTGGACAG GCCggaaacagaagaagaaaaattgttgaaagaagaatTAGATCATTTAAAGAAAGAGCTTGAGAAGGAATCTAGCGTAAAAGCAAGTCAAGAAAGCCCTCAAGGAGACCGTCCGAGCTTACAGGATACAATAATTCAGAAAGAAAGTGAACTGGAGATACTGATCCGTGAATTGGATGACAAAGTTCGGTTTGGTCAAAAAGCCATTGAAAGGCCTGGTTCTGGAGCTGGTAGGGGCGCTAGTTTTGCTGAAAGACCACCATCTCGATCTGGATCAGTTGATGATTCTAGAAGTGTGGAATTCACAGATAGGCCTCGCTCACGTGGTACAGGAGGAGATATGTGGGCAAGGCATGGTGATGATAGAAGGTCATTTCAAGGTGGCAGGGAAAGAGGATTTCTTGGTAACAGAGAAATGGATAG GCCGAGCTCTAGAGAGAGATGGTAA
- the LOC120007218 gene encoding sufE-like protein 2, chloroplastic, producing MNSSSTLLTNISFSCFARQFQECSPNRGQFQLRLKKKSKAISSFKCIQISDWVLPKRFNLPEPSLSVSRAAMTCKVVDEKLKRLVLEFESLTQSIDRVKRLLHYAGRLPPFDESARVEANRVTGCTTQVWLEARLDESGRVRFCADSDSEITKGFISCLIWILDGAEPEEVLMVKKEDLGAMNVGLHGKAQSRVNTWHNVLISMQKRTMTLVAQSQIEPFPSLVVIADDIGADGRFNEDDVEMQESRWQKLDANLSRS from the exons ATGAACTCTTCTTCAACCTTATTAACTAATATTTCCTTTTCTTGCTTTGCAAGACAATTCCAAGAGTGTAGCCCCAATCGTGGGCAATTTCAATTAAGACTTAAAAAGAAGAGTAAAGCGATATCATCTTTTAAATGCATTCAAATCTCTGATTGGGTTCTTCCGAAGAGATTTAACCTTCCGGAACCTAGTTTATCGGTTTCTCGGGCGGCGATGACATGCAAGGTGGTCGATGAAAAGCTGAAGAGGCTTGTTTTGGAGTTCGAATCTCTAACGCAGTCGATCGATCGAGTCAAGCGGCTGTTGCACTACGCGGGGAGGCTGCCTCCTTTCGACGAGTCGGCTCGGGTGGAGGCGAATCGAGTCACTGGGTGCACGACTCAGGTGTGGCTGGAGGCGAGATTGGACGAGTCTGGGAGAGTCAGATTTTGTGCCGATAGCGATTCGGAGATTACGAAAGGGTTCATTTCGTGTTTGATTTGGATATTGGACGGGGCAGAGCCGGAAGAGGTGTTGATGGTGAAGAAGGAGGATTTGGGTGCGATGAATGTGGGGCTCCACGGGAAGGCCCAATCGAGAGTGAACACGTGGCACAATGTGTTGATTAGTATGCAGAAGAGGACTATGACTTTGGTAGCTCAGAGTCAGATAGAGCCGTTTCCGTCGCTTGTTGTCATCGCTGACGATATTGGCGCTGATGGAAGATTCAACGAAGACGACGTTGAG ATGCAGGAGTCAAGATGGCAGAAGCTGGATGCCAACTTATCACGGTCGTAG
- the LOC120007984 gene encoding uncharacterized protein LOC120007984, whose protein sequence is METQNPPRSHCKFHIGQRITFQLPSITILLLYDLKHDCVFGDDFDLPEIKILSRILRDQKQDILYSLSPGTSVTPAMAKEVIGLVNMYRITGDDWDLWGDVAAHFAVTRDIAAANMIGSEGLLGKSWPNLDMLPLGWLTDPGSNQGPHRKSNLNQDEQRTQMTLWAIAKSPLMIGGDLRKHDVTTYNLLTNPTLLEMNSFSSNNKEFPYATVSTESKASTSRLRYPKGVNMSETQALSLTSCKDPDANNWSVEHLDQDLEQICWKENLASNVRKPLCLYKRRPLLASDEEIIFRQQYEGKIHLSLNDGMEFCLDASPQRKLGAKDFKRGSFSPCSLDANQMWELKNNGTVINSYSGLCAVVKSVIAKADTGRIRAWIATGRTGEVYLAFFNLKPYQVKISTYLSDIAEALHSRKLNPCKSISEIWSGKDFEITQSLISADVRSHGTALFVLNCS, encoded by the exons ATGGAGACTCAAAATCCTCCAAGATCTCATTGCAAATTTCATATTGGCCAGCGCATAACTTTTCAACTTCCATCAATTACAATATTATTACTTTATGATT TGAAGCATGACTGTGTATTTGGTGATGACTTTGATTTACCTGAGATAAAAATTTTGTCAAGG ATCCTGCGAGATCAGAAACAAGATATCTTGTATTCTCTGTCTCCTGGAACCAGTGTGACACCGGCTATGGCCAAAGAAGTAATTGGATTAGTCAACATGTATAGGATAACCGGTGATGATTGGgatttatggggagatgttgCAGCTCATTTTGCTGTTACAAG GGACATCGCAGCTGCTAACATGATTGGTTCTGAGGGCTTGCTGGGGAAGTCATGGCCCAACTTAGATATGCTACCACTGGGATGGCTTACTGATCCAG GTTCCAATCAAGGACCACACAGAAAATCTAATCTTAATCAAGATGAGCAAAGGACTCAG ATGACTTTGTGGGCTATTGCAAAGTCCCCACTCATGATTGGAGGAGATCTTAGAAAGCATGATGTTACCACATACAATCTGCTCACGAACCCCACGCTGTTGGAAATGAACTCTTTTAGCTCAAACAACAAGGAG TTTCCTTACGCTACTGTTTCAACGGAGAGTAAGGCTTCCACAAGCCGATTAAGATATCCAAAAGGAGTGAATATGTCAGAAACGCAAGCTTTGAGTCTCACTAGCTGCAAAGATCCTGATGCAAATAATTGGTCAGTCGAACATCTTGACCAAGATCTTGAGCAGATCTGCTGGAAAGAAAACTTGGCAAGCAATGTCCGGAAACCTTTATGCCTATACAAGAGAAGACCATTATTGGCTTC GGATGAAGAGATAATATTCAGACAACAGTATGAAGGGAAAATTCATCTATCTCTGAACGATGGGATGGAGTTTTGCTTGGATGCTTCACCACAGCGGAAGCTCGGAGCAAAAGATTTCAAGAGAGGTTCATTTTCTCCCTGCAGCTTGGATGCCAACCAG ATGTGGGAGTTGAAAAATAATGGAACCGTCATCAACAGTTACTCTGGCCTGTGCGCTGTCGTTAAATCAGTGATAG CTAAAGCTGATACTGGGAGAATTCGAGCTTGGATTGCAACTGGAAGAACTG GGGAGGTGTATCTTGCCTTTTTCAATCTGAAGCCATACCAGGTGAAAATATCTACATATCTATCAGATATTGCAGAGGCTCTTCATAGTAGAAAATTAAACCCCTGTAAAAGCATATCAGAGATTTGGAGTGGAAAAGATTTTGAGATAACACAAAGCTTAATATCAGCGGACGTGCGAAGTCATGGTACTGCACTTTTTGTCTTGAACTGTTCTTAG
- the LOC120007839 gene encoding protein PECTIC ARABINOGALACTAN SYNTHESIS-RELATED-like: MKRDEEKSPLVRDQLLPDGEEDEDRTRHASRDRERPLWCNFNSICPFLSEDPRVSKHASRISMCFLGLVALGAAILIFFIYNQLNAPYLCQKDGVVLHCPHVNDRTSLWENPYFATTSWKPCAERRNSGLSDLPSENETNGYVFIHAEGGLNQQRIAICNAVAVAKIMNATLILPVLKQDQIWGDQTKFEEIFDVDHFIDYLKDDVRIVRDIPEWFTDKSELFTSIRRTVKNIPKYAPAQFYIDNVLPRIKEKKIMSLKPFVDRLGYDNVPQEINRLRCRVNYHALKFLPEIEQMADLLVSRMRNRTGRLNPYMALHLRFEKGMVGLSFCDFVGTREEKAKMAEYRQKEWPRRYKNGSHLWQLALQKRKEGRCPLEPGEVAVILRALGYTNETQIYVASGQVYGGQNRMAPLRNMFPYLVTKEDLTTKEELAVFRKHVTSLAALDFLVCLKSDVFVMTHGGNFAKLIIGARRYMGHRQKSIKPDKGLMSKSFGDPYMTWGAFKEDVAITHQTRTGLPEETFPNYDLWENPLTPCMCKA, translated from the exons ATGAAGCGCGACGAGGAAAAATCCCCTCTTGTTCGTGACCAGCTCCTCCCCGATGGCGAAGAAGACGAGGATCGAACCCGACACGCCTCTCGAGATCGTGAACGTCCGTTGTGgtgcaatttcaattcaatttgTCCCTTCCTCAGTGAGGATCCTAGGGTTTCTAAACACGCGTCCAGGATTTCGATGTGCTTTCTCGGTCTTGTGGCGCTTGGTGCGGCgatcttgattttctttatttataacCAATTG AATGCTCCATACTTGTGTCAAAAAGACGGCGTTGTTCTTCACTGCCCACAC GTCAATGATCGCACTTCACTCTGGGAGAATCCATACTTCGCAACAACTTCTTGGAAGCCTTGTGCTGAACGCCGGAATAGTGGATTATCAG ATCTTCCTTCtgaaaatgaaacaaatggTTATGTGTTTATCCATGCTGAAGGCGGTCTGAACCAGCAAAGGATTGCG ATATGCAATGCAGTGGCTGTGGCCAAAATTATGAATGCCACCCTTATTCTACCTGTTTTAAAGCAGGACCAAATATGGGGAGACCAAAC GAAATTTGAGGAAATATTTGATGTTGATCATTTCATTGACTACTTGAAGGATGATGTGCGAATTGTCCGCGACATCCCTGAGTGGTTTACAGATAAATCGGAGTTATTCACGAGCATAAG aCGGACCGTGAAAAACATTCCGAAATATGCACCGGCACAGTTCTACATTGACAATGTACTGCCTCGAATCAAGGAGAAGAAGATAATGTCCCTAAAACCTTTTGTTGATCGACTTGG GTATGATAATGTTCCTCAAGAAATCAACAGGCTAAGGTGCAGGGTTAACTATCATGCTCTAAAATTTCTTCCAGAGATAGAGCAAATGGCTGATTTACTGGTATCAAGGATGCGAAACCGAACTGGACGTTTAAATCCTTATAT GGCTCTTCATCTTCGGTTTGAAAAAGGGATGGTAGGGCTATCTTTCTGTGATTTTGTGGGGACAAGGGAGgagaaagctaaaatggcagaGTACAGACAAAAAGAATGGCCTCGACGGTACAAG AATGGTTCCCACCTATGGCAGCTTGCCCTGCAAAAGCGAAAGGAAGGGAGGTGCCCCCTTGAGCCTGGGGAAGTGGCCGTGATTCTTCGGGCACTGGGATATACTAATGAGACCCAGATTTACGTTGCTTCGGGCCAAGTGTATGGGGGACAGAATAGGATGGCACCGTTGAGGAACATGTTCCCATATTTG GTTACAAAGGAGGACTTGACTACAAAGGAGGAGTTGGCTGTTTTCAGGAAGCATGTGACAAGCTTGGCAGCCCTCGACTTCTTGGTGTGCTTGAAATCTGATGTGTTTGTGATGACCCACGGAGGTAACTTTGCAAAATTGATCATTGGGGCACGGAGGTACATGGGTCATCGACAAAAATCAATAAAACCAGACAAGGGCCTAATGTCTAAATCTTTTGGGGACCCTTACATGACGTGGGGCGCGTTCAAAGAGGACGTTGCTATCACCCATCAAACCCGTACTGGGTTGCCAGAAGAGACATTCCCCAACTATGACTTGTGGGAGAACCCTCTGACTCCTTGCATGTGTAAAGCTTGA
- the LOC120007865 gene encoding uncharacterized protein LOC120007865: MNSIARQVTSLFRSSSHSLNSLCRDGRQIQQWRGIRVKVMNGNLEQALRFMDGNMKSGGIERMIKRVETRHIKNSEKRILAQKNLQRRLQSQELSRKLKSILIRKVRGL; the protein is encoded by the exons ATGAACTCAATAGCGAGGCAAGTAACGTCTCTCTTCCGGTCGTCGAGT CACTCACTCAACTCGCTGTGTCGAGATGGTCGCCAGATTCAACAATGGCGAGGGATACGGGTGAAGGTAATGAACGGCAACCTGGAGCAGGCGCTTAGGTTTATGGACGGCAACATGAAATCGGGCGGGATTGAACGAATGATAAAGCGTGTGGAGACTCGCCACATCAAGAACTCAGAGAAGCGCATATTGGCGCAGAAGAATCTTCAGCGCAGGCTCCAGTCCCAGGAACTCTCTCGCAAGCTCAAGTCCATCCTCATTAGGAAAGTCAG GGGTCTATGA